In Methanomicrobia archaeon, the sequence AGGCCTTTAACAATGCGAAACCCATCACGACGCGACTGCATACGCTCGATCTCTTCCCCGGTATCGGGAAGAAATTGATGTGGGCGATCGTGGAGGAGCGGAAGAAGGGCGAATTCGCCAGCTTCGACGACCTCACCAAACGCGTGAAAGGGCTCCATCACCCCGAGAAGATACTCGCAAAACGGATCGAGGACGAGATCATCGATGAGCACATCAAGTACCGGCTCTTTACGCCCTAGTGGGTCTTTTGGCTTGCGCTCATGTGGAGCACGGAGAGCGGCGATAAGCGCCGTCAAGTAACTACCGGCAAGACTAAGCCCAAAAGAAGCCCTATGCCGCTGATCTGTAGATTGCGGGAACTCGTCCAGCCGAGAAAAGCATGATGATCTCGAGATCTACCGTTCTGAGTGGGATGAGTAAGGCTCTGGTTGAGCATTCGCAGAAGCGGCGCTCTCTAATAAAGCGAGATAAGAAAAGGTGAGCACTCAGCATGGACCGCAAAAACACCGTTATTATTGTGCTTACTCTGCTGCTCATTCTTTCGGTCTCCACATCATACCTCCTGTATCAGCACCAGCAGCTGCAGCTTGAAGCGCAGCGAGCGCTTATTGAGCACCTGCTCGAACTCCAGCCGGCCAAAACCGAACCGCCTCAAATCGTTGAACCGTTCGTCCGTGCCAATCAGACCCGCGCGGACAGTCGGACGAGCGCGAACATCGTCGCGGTGGCCAGCGACACCCGCCAGGGCCTGATGGGCACGGTTACGGTCGAGCTGAAAGAAGGAACGGGAAACGTGCTGGTGAATACAGACCCCTTCGTCGAGCCGGACACGCAATACTCTATCCGGGAAGCTGTGGAGGCCGCGGCGGCGTTTTCACAGGTGAATATAACGGATAAGGACATCCTCATTTCCTTCGCGATCAACGGTACCGTGATCGGCGGCCCGTCAGCGGGCGCGGCGACGACCATCGCCACAATCGCCGCGCTCGAGGGGAAGTCGGTGCGGCTCGACGGTGTTCTTACCGGAACGATCGAAGAAGACGGCTCTATCGGTCAGGTCGGCGGTGTGTTCGATAAAGCGGTCGCGGCTGAGAAGCACAATATCTCGCTCTTACTCGTTCCTTACGGTCAGAAAACGATCGTGTATTACGAGCAGCAGGTGGAAGAGCAGCAGATATTCGGCTTCTCCTTCTCGCGCGTCTATTACACGCCCAGAGAAATCGATCTCGACGAGTATATGGGTGATTCGATGGAGGTGCAGGAGGTGGCGAGCATCGGAGAAGCGGTCTCCTACATGGTTCTGTAAGGTTGTCCGCTCGTGTTTGCTGGCTCATGCATACCCCTTTTACCCCGCGCGTCAGGCCAGTTCTTCATACGCTAGATTTAAAAACATTCCGTAAACTTTATATATTCGTTCCGATTACCTTTACGTAAGTATGGCTACGAAGGGCAAGCGACTGGGAACCGTGCTTCACGTGCTGAACGATCAGGTGATTGTCCGGTCTGGGAAGCTCAATATCAAGCGCGTGCTCAATGCGACCGTCGTGACCGCGGAGAAGCAGCAGATTGGCACGGTCTACGACGTCTTCGGGCCCGTTGGCCATCCCTACGTAAGTATAAAGGTCTTTGCTTCTGTGAAGCGCGAAGAGCTGCCGCAGATGACTGTGTTTCTTCGCTGAGCTGAGCTGAGCTGAGTTCAGCGAAGCGAAGCGCGGGGCAGGAGTAGAAAGGCGATGATGCTCGAGGAAGGGGAGAAGTCGGAACGTGCGGAGGAGACACGGAAAAGATCAGAGCTTGATCGAGAGCGATTACAGCGGCTCAGCGAGCGTCAGCGCCGTAAGAAATTGAGTCGCACGATTGGCAAACAGCGGCTACGTGCACAGGACGAGATCGAGCGGCTCTCCGCGCTACTCGTTATTCCCGAACAGACTCGAGAAGAGAGCTTGACGATTTACCGGGAAGCATGGGAGCACGATTTGATCCACGGCCGGTCCATTGAGAAGATACTGGCTGCGTCCATTTATATGGCCTGCCGTAAGGAAAACGTGCCGAGAACGCTCGACGAGATCGAGAACGCTACGAACGTGGGTCGCAAGGAT encodes:
- the tfb gene encoding transcription initiation factor IIB (stabilizes TBP binding to an archaeal box-A promoter; responsible for recruiting RNA polymerase II to the pre-initiation complex), whose amino-acid sequence is MMLEEGEKSERAEETRKRSELDRERLQRLSERQRRKKLSRTIGKQRLRAQDEIERLSALLVIPEQTREESLTIYREAWEHDLIHGRSIEKILAASIYMACRKENVPRTLDEIENATNVGRKDIIKTSKLLASRLDMRLVPAHPRDYVRRFCAKLNLAKTVEQRALVIINEAVEKHITSGRGPTGIAASAIYIAAILCGDRKTQKDVAEATGVTEVTLRVRYKELARELGLQVE
- a CDS encoding H/ACA RNA-protein complex protein Gar1; the protein is MATKGKRLGTVLHVLNDQVIVRSGKLNIKRVLNATVVTAEKQQIGTVYDVFGPVGHPYVSIKVFASVKREELPQMTVFLR